A genomic segment from Desulfallas thermosapovorans DSM 6562 encodes:
- a CDS encoding glycosyltransferase produces MFNDTENPYVKRMVAWELVLWHANQYNEAAARQCLDLLPGALQGEKSPSRLRQAAIIETLCHEVLGNIEAAKETINNALKLKPHADLFLARANLETGMEGKVNWINKALALHGISGISYDDSLSDTALDCLRPGHNTSRYTEIPSDAPKVTVIVPVYNAEDTIRTALDSITSQTWGNLEIIVVDDHSTDATTNIVEEYVKRDSRIQLIKAESNGGPYVARNLALQAATGEFVTCHDADDWSHPEKIEIQALHLIKNPSIIGNVSQLARTNSDLKFFGGRNPGIITLKFATSFLFRRKQVIDAVGYWDSVRFGADSELIRRVKKIFGNEAIAELATGPLSFYRKSGQSLTGNKAFGHPGYYMGARKEYHESQIYFYSNSDNLRYEFPQRSRPFPVPEPMWPKREVRPSERRHFDVILISDFRMIGGSTLSSVEEIKAQKRLGLRTGLIQMSRYDIDPKRGILPQVRELIDGDKVQMIVYGEKVSCDILNIRYPPVLQEWQRYVPDVDAKDINTIVNQTPMSVYGEGAVQRYDINQCQEHLEKYFGKTGTWYPIGPLVRKALQEHHAEEIKSIKLAGEDWTNIIDIDQWRRKTYSPRKSKPRIGRHSRDHDVRKWPATAGELLTIYPESSDYEIHILGGAKIPEIIMGRLPGNWHVLEFGKMPPKDFLAMLDVFVYYTHPDLVEAFGRVIVEAMAVGVPVILPPKFREVFGEAAIYAEPAEVKENIERLINDDDYYKSQVEKAWVYVEKHFGYAKHAARLGKSLERSTRN; encoded by the coding sequence TTGTTTAACGATACTGAAAACCCCTATGTAAAAAGAATGGTAGCTTGGGAGCTGGTACTTTGGCATGCCAACCAGTATAACGAAGCGGCTGCAAGACAATGCTTGGATTTATTACCCGGGGCACTGCAAGGTGAAAAATCCCCCAGCCGTTTACGACAGGCCGCCATAATTGAAACCCTGTGCCATGAAGTCTTAGGTAATATAGAAGCAGCCAAAGAAACAATTAATAACGCCCTTAAACTAAAACCCCATGCAGACCTGTTTCTTGCCAGAGCAAACCTTGAAACCGGCATGGAAGGAAAAGTGAACTGGATTAATAAAGCACTTGCCCTCCATGGAATATCCGGGATTTCGTATGATGACTCTTTAAGCGATACCGCCCTGGATTGCCTGAGACCCGGTCATAATACAAGTAGATATACCGAAATCCCCAGTGATGCGCCAAAAGTAACTGTTATTGTACCCGTTTATAACGCTGAAGATACAATAAGAACTGCGCTGGATTCGATAACATCCCAGACATGGGGCAACTTGGAGATAATTGTAGTAGATGACCACAGCACCGATGCTACAACAAATATCGTTGAAGAGTATGTGAAAAGGGATAGTAGAATTCAGTTAATCAAAGCTGAATCGAACGGTGGCCCGTATGTAGCTCGAAACCTTGCACTCCAGGCAGCTACAGGTGAATTTGTAACCTGTCATGATGCGGATGATTGGTCTCATCCTGAAAAAATCGAAATACAAGCTTTGCATTTGATTAAGAATCCATCCATTATAGGGAACGTATCGCAACTGGCCCGTACCAATTCCGACCTTAAATTTTTTGGGGGAAGGAATCCAGGAATAATAACACTCAAGTTCGCAACATCTTTCCTGTTCAGGCGTAAGCAGGTAATTGATGCTGTAGGTTACTGGGATAGTGTTCGATTTGGTGCTGATAGTGAGCTTATACGGCGGGTTAAAAAAATATTTGGTAACGAAGCAATCGCGGAACTGGCAACAGGACCCCTGTCTTTTTACAGGAAATCCGGCCAATCTTTAACCGGAAACAAAGCTTTTGGTCACCCTGGATATTACATGGGTGCACGCAAGGAGTACCATGAAAGCCAAATTTATTTTTACAGTAATTCAGATAACTTGCGTTACGAATTTCCCCAGAGATCCCGTCCATTTCCCGTACCCGAACCCATGTGGCCCAAACGGGAGGTTAGGCCCTCCGAAAGGCGTCATTTTGATGTTATTTTAATATCTGATTTTCGCATGATAGGCGGTTCGACCTTATCCAGTGTTGAGGAAATCAAGGCTCAAAAGCGGCTTGGTTTACGGACAGGATTAATACAGATGTCACGCTATGACATTGATCCCAAAAGAGGCATCCTCCCGCAGGTACGGGAATTAATTGATGGAGACAAAGTCCAAATGATTGTTTATGGTGAAAAAGTTTCCTGTGATATATTAAATATTCGGTATCCTCCCGTGCTGCAAGAATGGCAGCGATATGTTCCTGATGTAGATGCAAAGGATATCAATACTATAGTTAATCAAACACCCATGAGTGTTTATGGTGAAGGCGCTGTCCAGCGGTATGACATTAATCAGTGTCAGGAACATCTCGAAAAATACTTTGGGAAAACCGGTACGTGGTACCCCATTGGCCCGTTGGTACGCAAAGCCCTTCAAGAACACCATGCAGAAGAGATTAAATCAATCAAGCTGGCAGGTGAAGACTGGACAAATATCATAGACATTGACCAGTGGCGGCGCAAAACATATTCGCCACGCAAATCAAAACCAAGAATTGGAAGGCATTCCCGGGATCATGATGTACGCAAATGGCCTGCGACTGCTGGAGAATTACTCACAATATATCCTGAATCCAGTGATTACGAAATACACATTCTTGGTGGTGCAAAAATACCTGAAATAATTATGGGGAGATTGCCAGGCAACTGGCACGTTTTGGAATTCGGTAAAATGCCCCCTAAAGATTTCCTGGCCATGTTGGATGTATTTGTATATTATACTCACCCTGATTTAGTGGAGGCTTTTGGGCGAGTGATTGTTGAAGCAATGGCTGTTGGTGTACCTGTGATTTTACCGCCCAAATTCCGGGAAGTCTTTGGCGAGGCAGCCATCTATGCGGAGCCGGCGGAGGTTAAGGAAAACATTGAACGCTTGATTAATGATGATGATTATTACAAATCGCAGGTTGAAAAGGCCTGGGTTTACGTGGAAAAACATTTCGGTTATGCGAAACATGCTGCCAGGTTGGGTAAGTCGTTAGAAAGGTCTACGAGAAATTAA
- a CDS encoding vanadium-dependent haloperoxidase, translated as MSDKVLLNEGKVAQGGNTFNQVESCEIGPTSTRQRREDAFQIRRNAALFQKNLTLPGHPCNGDENLFVNKIGNFSKGLPHNHLGEVDLNAYNDMIRALSTGSPDDFEFIPLGGVTKLASPQTAYAFEMVGPDTHHISMIPAPAFSSAWSAGEMTELYWLALTRDVPFAKYNTDPLTLAAAGELSGFSDFRGPKVNGVVTTDTLFRGDTPGDLTGPYISQFLWKDIPYGATTIVQRYRTTAAGVDHMTSYEDWLNTQNGFPSSTPNQFDPTPRYIRNGRDLGEWCHRDFTFQGFLGACLILLSYGPAALSPSNPYLRSATQNGRSTFGAPHILDFVARATRAADMAAWYQKWLVHRRLRPEEFGGRVHNQLTGTANYPINQELLDSQAIADVYSKFGTYLLPQAYAEGCPTHPSYPAGHACVAGAGATMLKAFFKESFVIPNPVVASTDGLSLLPYSGPALTVGGELNKLASNIGLGRNTAGVHYRSDGEGLKVGEAVAIGILQDYRKTYNENFSGFSFTKFDGTKIVI; from the coding sequence ATGAGTGATAAGGTTTTATTAAACGAAGGAAAGGTTGCTCAAGGGGGGAACACATTTAACCAGGTTGAATCCTGCGAGATTGGGCCAACAAGTACAAGGCAGCGTCGTGAGGATGCATTTCAAATACGCCGAAATGCAGCGCTTTTTCAAAAGAACCTTACTCTACCAGGCCATCCATGTAACGGTGATGAAAATCTATTTGTCAATAAAATCGGTAACTTTTCCAAGGGACTGCCCCATAACCATCTCGGCGAGGTAGACCTCAATGCCTATAATGACATGATCAGGGCTTTATCCACCGGCAGCCCCGACGATTTTGAATTCATACCTTTGGGGGGAGTTACCAAGCTGGCCAGCCCCCAGACCGCTTATGCGTTCGAGATGGTAGGACCGGATACTCATCATATAAGCATGATTCCGGCACCAGCCTTCAGCAGTGCCTGGAGTGCCGGTGAAATGACTGAACTTTACTGGCTGGCGTTAACCCGTGATGTGCCCTTTGCGAAGTACAACACCGATCCGCTTACCCTCGCGGCTGCGGGTGAGCTGTCTGGTTTTTCTGATTTTCGGGGACCAAAGGTCAATGGAGTGGTCACCACGGATACCTTGTTCCGCGGCGATACGCCCGGAGACTTAACGGGACCATATATTTCCCAGTTCCTGTGGAAGGACATTCCTTACGGTGCCACAACCATCGTTCAGCGCTATCGCACCACAGCAGCCGGCGTTGACCACATGACCTCTTATGAGGATTGGTTGAATACCCAGAATGGATTCCCTTCCAGCACACCTAATCAATTCGACCCCACGCCCCGCTATATCCGTAATGGCCGCGATTTAGGCGAATGGTGCCACCGTGATTTCACCTTCCAGGGCTTTCTTGGTGCATGTTTAATTCTGCTCAGTTATGGGCCGGCAGCGCTGTCCCCCAGTAACCCTTATCTGCGTTCGGCCACCCAGAACGGTAGATCCACTTTCGGTGCCCCACATATTCTGGATTTTGTGGCCCGGGCGACCCGGGCAGCGGACATGGCTGCCTGGTACCAAAAATGGCTGGTCCACCGGCGACTCCGGCCGGAAGAGTTCGGGGGACGGGTCCATAACCAATTAACGGGCACCGCTAATTACCCCATCAACCAGGAACTACTCGATTCCCAGGCGATTGCTGATGTATATAGTAAGTTTGGCACCTACCTTTTACCTCAGGCTTACGCGGAAGGATGCCCAACACACCCGTCCTATCCCGCCGGTCACGCCTGCGTTGCCGGGGCGGGAGCGACCATGCTAAAGGCGTTCTTCAAGGAGTCGTTTGTTATTCCCAACCCGGTTGTAGCCAGTACCGACGGTCTCTCACTACTCCCTTATTCGGGACCGGCTTTGACGGTGGGTGGGGAACTGAACAAACTTGCCAGCAATATAGGCCTGGGTCGCAATACCGCAGGTGTACACTATCGCTCAGACGGCGAGGGCCTAAAAGTGGGCGAAGCTGTAGCCATCGGTATACTGCAGGATTACCGGAAAACATATAATGAAAATTTTAGCGGTTTCTCCTTTACCAAATTTGACGGGACCAAAATTGTGATTTAA
- a CDS encoding plasmid pRiA4b ORF-3 family protein, with translation MLNTINDFETFCTYLEENRPKLTKVRNELGKKDCYAINALLSRPRELDGPKYLQPVYLTINLFFHIIKATGLFVRETKKNGEGYLVPSPKLEKFRALNSCSKYMFLFRTYWTKLDYRELYWNTLAMSGHFIYMRIGLEALKDTKPGERVFADIEDFRNAYDWSNPIHRFFVTAGPVIHHLRDFGFWEYEEAQIKDKLLFGKNDPGVKAVTLTDFGPAMIRACLNRPYELYNERPDVKLIERCWYDEHLKPLLDKPGIERASANTPKEPFEKAFEAIFPAAAIDSTAINAMYKVTDRRMDTGDGNVYILKVSLNRRAWRRIRISAANTLHHLHEAIQDAFDFYDDHLYAFFMDGQLWSKNAYWSREGEQPPYADKAVIGQLGLTRGQNFLYLFDFGDEWKFDVRVEEILDSDLPPERPLVTGKKGASPEQYPSYEDDY, from the coding sequence ATGCTAAACACAATCAATGACTTTGAAACCTTCTGTACATACCTGGAAGAGAATAGACCAAAGCTAACCAAGGTACGGAATGAACTGGGCAAGAAAGACTGCTATGCCATAAACGCTCTGCTATCCAGACCAAGAGAACTGGATGGACCCAAATATCTTCAGCCCGTTTACTTGACCATAAATTTATTTTTCCACATTATTAAGGCCACAGGGCTCTTTGTACGTGAAACAAAAAAGAATGGAGAGGGTTATCTTGTACCTTCCCCTAAACTTGAGAAGTTTAGAGCTCTTAATTCCTGTTCAAAGTATATGTTCCTGTTTAGAACATACTGGACGAAGCTTGACTACAGGGAATTATACTGGAATACCCTGGCCATGAGTGGACATTTCATCTATATGCGTATCGGGCTGGAAGCTCTGAAAGACACCAAACCTGGTGAAAGGGTTTTTGCCGACATAGAGGATTTTCGAAATGCTTATGACTGGTCTAACCCGATACACCGCTTTTTTGTTACCGCCGGTCCGGTTATTCACCATCTGAGGGACTTTGGCTTCTGGGAATACGAGGAAGCACAAATAAAAGATAAACTGCTTTTCGGGAAAAATGATCCGGGTGTGAAGGCTGTTACACTTACTGATTTCGGTCCGGCCATGATCCGGGCCTGTCTGAACAGACCGTATGAATTGTATAACGAGAGACCCGACGTAAAACTAATTGAACGCTGCTGGTATGATGAACACCTTAAACCTTTACTTGATAAACCCGGCATTGAAAGAGCTTCGGCAAATACACCGAAAGAACCCTTTGAAAAAGCGTTTGAAGCCATATTCCCCGCCGCCGCCATTGATTCTACCGCTATTAATGCAATGTATAAAGTTACGGACAGGCGAATGGATACCGGTGATGGGAATGTATATATACTCAAGGTGTCACTAAATAGACGGGCCTGGCGGCGCATCAGGATTTCAGCGGCAAACACCCTGCATCACCTGCACGAGGCCATACAGGATGCCTTTGATTTCTACGATGACCATCTTTACGCCTTTTTTATGGATGGACAACTCTGGTCGAAAAATGCCTACTGGAGCAGAGAGGGGGAACAGCCTCCTTATGCTGACAAGGCGGTAATAGGGCAGCTTGGTTTAACACGCGGGCAAAATTTCTTGTACTTGTTCGATTTTGGCGACGAGTGGAAGTTTGACGTGCGGGTTGAGGAGATACTTGACTCGGACTTGCCGCCCGAAAGGCCGCTGGTTACCGGTAAAAAGGGTGCATCTCCCGAACAGTACCCGAGCTATGAGGATGATTACTAA